The window CGAGGTCACCGAGCGATTCGGCCCGCGAGGGACGGCTCTCGTGTGCGCGGAGGTAGCGGTCCATCACCTCGGCCGCCGGCTTCTTCAGGCGCGACGCGATCCGTGCCGCGTAGAGCTGGGAGCAGAAGGCCTCCTCGGCGAATCCGCCCATGCCCGCCCGGACGTCGTAGGCGGCGAGGGACTTCTCCGGTTCTCCCGCGTCGCGCCAGCTCTGCGCCAGATAAAACGCGTAGCGGGCATTGTCGGGTTCCTTCAGCAGCCCTTGTTCGAGAATCCCCGCGTCGCGCAGGTACTTTTCCCGTTCGCTGCCGTCACGGTGGCGGGCTCCCCCGCCGACGATGAGGATATGGGCGCCTTCGAGCACTCCGCGGCTGAAGCGGGTTTCGCAATCGAGGTACTCGTGGAGCACGCCGACGTATTTCCAGGGCAATCGGGTGGAGACCAGGGCGGGCCGCCAGTGGATGACGGGTGCGTGGTGCACCGCCACGCTGTACGCGTCGTGAGTGAGCTCCGGCATGCGAAACCCGGGATCCACCTCCATCACGTCGTCGGCGTCGAGGAAGAGCAGGTAGTCCGCGGTGGAGCGGGCGAGGTCGATCGCTTCGCTGCGGCTGCCGTCGAATCCCTTCCAGGGTCGTTCGTGCAGAACACCGGGCAGATCGCCGAAGAATTCCCGGATGATGTCCTGGGTGCCGTCCGTGGAGCCCGTGTCCACGATCACCCACGTGTCGATCAAAGGCCGCACCGATTCGAGGCAGCGCCGGATCACCGGAGCCTCGTTCTTGACGATCATGTTCAGGCAGACTTTTGCTTTCAAGGGTCCCATCCACTGTGGTGATGAAGATGACCGTGAAAACGACGGTAGGGATCCGGGTAATGCCGTGCAAGGAAGCTCGACCGCAAAGGCAGAGGCCGGGCCGCGTCCGTTACTGCAGGTTCCGCCAACGGGGGCTCACTCGCTGGTCCGATAAGTGGACTTACGCGCGCGGCGACCGGCTGCCCGCGACCACGATCCCCACGATGGCCGAGGTGGCCAGTCCGGCCCCATCGCACATCGTTCGATCCGGTTTCGAGAAGGAGCGGCGTATATGAGCCCCGAGAACAGGACCAAGTCCACTCTTGGTCCGCTGCCCAGGCGCAGCAGCTGGCTGGCCGGCGGCACCCTCGCCTCGCTGGCCCTGGTGATGGTGGGCATCTCCAGTCCCGCATTCGCTGCGGCCGAGAGCATTCAGGCGGCCGAGACGGTCACGGCGGCGAGTCCCACGGGCGGCGGGGACAAGTGCAAGCCGCACAAGAAGCCCAAGCACGATCCGAGAGAGGAGCGCAGCGCGGCCGGCCCGCAGGGCGGCGGCGGTGACGAATGCGAGGGCAAGCGG of the Streptomyces sp. NBC_01294 genome contains:
- a CDS encoding tetratricopeptide repeat-containing glycosyltransferase: MKAKVCLNMIVKNEAPVIRRCLESVRPLIDTWVIVDTGSTDGTQDIIREFFGDLPGVLHERPWKGFDGSRSEAIDLARSTADYLLFLDADDVMEVDPGFRMPELTHDAYSVAVHHAPVIHWRPALVSTRLPWKYVGVLHEYLDCETRFSRGVLEGAHILIVGGGARHRDGSEREKYLRDAGILEQGLLKEPDNARYAFYLAQSWRDAGEPEKSLAAYDVRAGMGGFAEEAFCSQLYAARIASRLKKPAAEVMDRYLRAHESRPSRAESLGDLARLCRTEGRWPLAYMFARQAVRIPRPDDILFVEFDWYEWRALDELAVAAYWVGEYQESLDCCERLLREGALPESQRERVGENLAFARRKLDPQYQVVA